ACGCCTTTTTTTGATGTATCTATTTATTGTCCAATTTTATGTGAAACACTATATTTATTATGGCTCTCTTTCAAACTAAGTGGGCATCATAGATCTACAGAATATTCTTCACTTAAGCGCTTGACTGCGAGCACAATTACAGTACGGGCAGGGAACTGTTTCGCCAGCGCGAGGGATGGAATGGCAAGCTCCTGCTTGCCACAGGCGTTACCGAAAATACTGGCATAAAAATATTGTATACACCTACTCGAACCGAAAGAAAGCCTTTTATACTGGCTACCCAATAGGTTTGAAAGAGAACCTTGTTTATTACCTCACTCGCCTTGCCTCAAGCTATACATAGCGTGGGTTTATCCTGAGATTCTCCCTTATCGATATGATGATGGTAGCCTAAACTTGCCTTAACTCTCCGTAAAAGTATCAAGAAGGAGGTTTGTATTACAATAATTGCGACAAATTTCCAGAAAAGCTCATCATGGCTCCATACAAAAGCACCTGTTTTATTGTTTCTGTATGAACAACTCTCATTTGAACGAATATGGCTTTAACGAACTGATATTTAACCATTTATTTTGTGTCAACTATCGATAAATGAAATGTGCTGATGGCGAGGTTTATAATCCCGACGATTGATGAAGCCAATTTAATTAGGATTCAACGTAATGTTTCTAATAGTTGTTTTGCATGCCGTTCCCAACTAAATGCCTCTAATCGCTTATACGCTTTCGCTTTCAACGCATCTGCTAAAGCAGGATTGGAAAGCACACTCTGAATAGCTGAGGCAATTTCAGATGCTTTTTGGGGATTAAAGGTAAGAACAGCTTTTTTGCCAATTTCCGGCAATGAAGAAGTATTTGAGCAGACAACTGGAACTCCAGCAGCAAAGGCCTCCAATAAGGGAATACCAAATCCCTCATAAAGAGAAGGAAACACATATAAAGAGGCGTGTTTATATAAGCCAGCCAAGTCGCTATCCTGAACAAATCCGGTAAAAATTACTCGTTTTCTATCTCGCATTCTATGCCAATACTCTTTTACCACATCTGCCCCATTCCAGTCACTTCCAGTTAATACCAAACAATACTCATCCTTAATGCTTTGTGGTAGTAGATCATACGCCTTAAGCAAATTCAAATGATTCTTTCCGGGATGTTCTATGCGAGCTATATAAAGTAGATATTTTCCCTTAACATGGTATTTGGATTCAAGTTCGGCGCAGCTAATTGGGTTTTCCAGTTTAGCGGGATCGTAACCATTGTAGTTCACAAAGATTCTGCTACCTGGAATGCCAAAGAATCTTCTTAAGTCGTACTTTGTGCTTTCGCTAATAGCATATATTCTGGGCGCTTTATGCAAATAATGAGGAACAATATGCTTGATATAAAACATGCGCAAGATATCGTATTTGCCTGGAATATGAAATTGGGATAGATCGTGAAAAGTAAGAATAGTACGCTTATTATAGCTACAGAACAGCCTGCGATTTGCTGCGGGTAAAAATATGAGATCGAAACGCTTTAAAGATGGATAAAACGGTAATAAATACAAATGCCAAAACATTGATGCAAAGGGGTTTTTAACCCACTGGGGGCTTTCGATAAAGTGCAAATGCTTGTCTCGAAAGGGAAAGTTATCTATATCTGAAGGATGGATAAGCAAATATACTTCATGTGCTTTAATAAGCTCTTTGGTAACGCTGATAATGTAATCCGCAATA
This genomic interval from Candidatus Cloacimonadota bacterium contains the following:
- a CDS encoding glycosyltransferase, giving the protein MISIILRAKNEMPWLEKTLDMFQKQSRQDFELICVDSGSTDGGWELLQKAKTLKVYSIPAQQYIPGKVLNEAITYASGEYIVFNNADAIPCNEEWLENLIRPLETDSELIAVYANQIPRPDAIPPVKKDYLRAFGDGKTASKWRHFFSLASSAVKAEYIKNNPFNEDLQYSEDIEWSWRMKQLGYKIGYAKDAMVEHSHNYTLKQIAKRYKGEGVAEAYIYRDLYEKDPSQLSFFKTVLLAASIELLRDFVFLIHEKKLAWLPKTKLYRFAQRFFAWYGRKNAFYKACNKVERKILISCMAFDKGKSGIADYIISVTKELIKAHEVYLLIHPSDIDNFPFRDKHLHFIESPQWVKNPFASMFWHLYLLPFYPSLKRFDLIFLPAANRRLFCSYNKRTILTFHDLSQFHIPGKYDILRMFYIKHIVPHYLHKAPRIYAISESTKYDLRRFFGIPGSRIFVNYNGYDPAKLENPISCAELESKYHVKGKYLLYIARIEHPGKNHLNLLKAYDLLPQSIKDEYCLVLTGSDWNGADVVKEYWHRMRDRKRVIFTGFVQDSDLAGLYKHASLYVFPSLYEGFGIPLLEAFAAGVPVVCSNTSSLPEIGKKAVLTFNPQKASEIASAIQSVLSNPALADALKAKAYKRLEAFSWERHAKQLLETLR